Proteins encoded within one genomic window of Prauserella marina:
- a CDS encoding ABC transporter ATP-binding protein, which translates to MTEPLLVGRDLHKAFGQTEALRGADVSVRAGEVLAIMGPSGSGKSTLLHCLAGIVRPDSGSIQYQGGDLVAMDDARRSALRRTDFGFVFQFGQLVPELTCLENVALPLRLNGVKRKPAETKARQWLDRLEVGDLGARRPGDVSGGQGQRVAVARALVADPKVVFADEPTGALDSLNGETVMRLLTEAARGTNAAVVLVTHEARVAAHSDREIVVRDGRATDRELVA; encoded by the coding sequence ATGACCGAACCATTGCTCGTCGGACGCGACCTACACAAGGCGTTCGGGCAGACGGAAGCCCTGCGCGGCGCGGACGTGTCCGTGCGTGCGGGAGAGGTGCTCGCCATCATGGGCCCCTCCGGATCCGGCAAGTCCACCCTGCTGCACTGCCTCGCGGGCATCGTGCGGCCGGATTCCGGCTCGATCCAGTATCAGGGCGGCGACCTCGTCGCCATGGACGACGCACGCCGCAGCGCGCTGCGCAGAACCGATTTCGGGTTCGTCTTCCAATTCGGACAGTTGGTGCCCGAACTGACGTGCCTTGAGAACGTCGCGCTACCGCTGCGGTTGAACGGAGTCAAGCGCAAGCCGGCCGAGACGAAGGCGCGCCAGTGGCTCGACCGGCTCGAAGTCGGCGACCTCGGCGCCCGCAGGCCCGGCGACGTCTCGGGAGGGCAAGGCCAGCGCGTCGCCGTGGCGAGGGCGCTGGTGGCCGACCCGAAGGTGGTGTTCGCCGACGAACCGACCGGCGCGCTCGACTCGCTCAACGGCGAGACCGTCATGCGACTGCTCACCGAGGCCGCGCGCGGAACGAACGCGGCGGTCGTGCTCGTCACCCACGAAGCGAGGGTCGCCGCGCACTCCGACAGGGAGATCGTCGTCCGTGACGGCCGGGCAACCGACCGAGAGCTGGTGGCATGA
- a CDS encoding FtsX-like permease family protein encodes MIRDLLLGLRLAVGGGRISGQALLRLLMTTLGVALVVAVLLPAASINTMVGKQSERSEAQTATAEPQPGADPLYRLHWFIDSGDDYLQATVLAPGGPNAPVPPGLDRLPAQGEVVVSPAAADFLDSEAGASTRARIGGTIVGEVGKPGLVKAGDRVVFVGASADQIKDESYTETVYGFGIPPSESSGGGIDIVTMALVAPIAAVLLVPLLIFVTTASRMGAAQRERRLAALRLLGVSGRQVRRVAAAESLVGALAGLLLGGALFLALRPLVGKLDLFGLRFFPEDFVPSWQLVVFIALLVPGLAVGAAIFGLRRTIVEPLGVVRHGKASQRRMWWRWAIAIAGALMMGATLLAEERSNATTVGLALSAGSTLLLVGVAALLPWAVEKIVARISGGSPSWQLAVRRLQLESGTASRVVSGLVVVLAGAILIQTMVGAISTTDPEGSTWQPEQPVAAQLQGDRLPEAEELLAEEPRVSAVHQITATTLNKAEGGHARGWTVLIGDCAALATRAELGSCSDGDVFAVGAGSREPEPTAAEEGESARFISYLEGEPLLGPEWTIPAGVTRIPADEAVREVSSTLLITPGALGGIQPPDTQDMLFVTGTGDSKAIFEAAAVAVSPLGWSLDVWPPLGMYESDRLDETTATMRGLMLTASLFVLAVAALSLLMLSIEQITERRRPLAALSAAGVPLSVLARGSLWQIAIPVGVGVVLAVVAGIGITLPTLRYAGLDLSLDIGLIGVVCGAAIMAVLVTTVLTLPLLRQVTKLDSLRAE; translated from the coding sequence ATGATCCGCGATCTTCTGCTGGGGCTCCGGCTGGCCGTCGGGGGCGGCCGGATCTCGGGGCAGGCGCTGCTGCGCCTGCTCATGACCACGCTGGGCGTCGCGCTGGTCGTCGCCGTGCTGCTGCCCGCGGCCTCGATCAACACCATGGTGGGCAAGCAGTCCGAACGCTCCGAGGCGCAGACGGCCACGGCCGAGCCACAACCCGGCGCCGATCCGCTGTACCGCCTGCACTGGTTCATCGACTCCGGCGACGACTACCTCCAGGCCACCGTCCTCGCGCCTGGCGGACCGAACGCCCCCGTTCCGCCGGGACTGGACCGTCTCCCGGCTCAGGGCGAGGTCGTCGTCTCACCGGCCGCCGCCGATTTTCTCGACTCGGAGGCGGGCGCTTCGACAAGGGCCCGCATCGGCGGCACCATCGTCGGCGAGGTCGGCAAACCGGGCCTTGTCAAGGCGGGCGACCGGGTCGTGTTCGTCGGCGCATCCGCCGATCAGATCAAGGACGAGAGCTACACCGAGACCGTCTACGGGTTCGGCATCCCGCCGAGCGAAAGCAGCGGCGGCGGCATCGACATCGTCACGATGGCGCTTGTCGCGCCGATCGCCGCGGTGCTTCTCGTGCCCCTGCTGATCTTCGTCACCACGGCGTCGCGCATGGGCGCGGCCCAACGCGAACGCAGGCTCGCCGCGTTGCGGCTGCTGGGCGTCAGCGGGAGGCAGGTCCGCAGGGTCGCCGCCGCGGAATCGCTGGTCGGCGCGCTGGCGGGGCTGCTGCTCGGGGGTGCGCTGTTCCTGGCGCTGCGGCCGTTGGTCGGCAAACTCGACCTGTTCGGTCTTCGCTTCTTCCCCGAGGATTTCGTTCCCTCGTGGCAACTGGTCGTGTTCATCGCATTGCTGGTGCCGGGACTCGCCGTCGGCGCGGCGATCTTCGGACTGCGGCGCACCATCGTCGAACCACTCGGCGTCGTACGGCACGGCAAGGCTTCCCAGCGGCGGATGTGGTGGCGCTGGGCGATCGCGATCGCGGGCGCGCTGATGATGGGCGCCACGCTGTTGGCGGAAGAGCGATCGAACGCGACGACCGTCGGGCTCGCGCTGTCGGCGGGAAGCACGCTGTTGCTGGTCGGGGTCGCCGCGCTGCTTCCGTGGGCCGTCGAAAAGATCGTGGCCAGGATCAGCGGCGGCTCCCCGTCCTGGCAGCTCGCCGTACGCAGGCTCCAGCTCGAAAGCGGCACGGCGAGCAGGGTGGTTTCCGGTCTCGTCGTCGTGCTGGCCGGTGCCATTCTCATCCAGACGATGGTCGGCGCCATCAGCACGACGGATCCGGAGGGCAGCACATGGCAGCCGGAACAACCGGTCGCCGCCCAGCTTCAGGGCGACCGGCTCCCCGAGGCCGAAGAGTTGCTGGCCGAGGAACCTCGCGTCTCCGCGGTACACCAGATCACGGCGACGACGCTGAACAAGGCGGAGGGCGGCCACGCACGCGGCTGGACGGTGCTGATCGGTGACTGCGCGGCGCTGGCGACGAGGGCCGAACTCGGTAGTTGTTCCGACGGCGACGTGTTCGCGGTCGGCGCTGGCTCTCGTGAACCCGAACCGACGGCGGCCGAGGAGGGCGAGTCCGCTCGCTTCATATCCTATCTGGAGGGTGAGCCGCTGCTCGGTCCAGAGTGGACGATCCCGGCCGGGGTCACGCGAATTCCCGCCGACGAGGCGGTCCGTGAGGTGTCGTCGACTCTGCTGATCACGCCTGGCGCGCTCGGCGGGATACAGCCGCCGGACACTCAGGACATGCTGTTCGTGACCGGAACCGGTGACAGCAAGGCGATCTTCGAGGCGGCAGCCGTTGCGGTCAGTCCGCTTGGCTGGTCCCTCGATGTCTGGCCTCCATTGGGAATGTACGAGTCGGACCGGCTCGACGAGACGACGGCGACGATGCGGGGCCTGATGCTCACCGCTTCGCTGTTCGTGCTGGCTGTCGCCGCGCTGTCGCTGTTGATGCTCTCGATCGAACAGATTACCGAGCGGCGCCGTCCACTGGCCGCGCTTTCGGCGGCAGGGGTCCCGCTGTCGGTTCTGGCGCGGGGGTCCTTGTGGCAGATCGCGATCCCGGTCGGCGTCGGGGTGGTACTCGCGGTCGTCGCGGGTATCGGCATCACCCTGCCTACCCTGCGCTACGCGGGGCTTGATCTGAGCCTCGACATCGGGCTCATCGGGGTGGTGTGCGGCGCGGCGATAATGGCCGTGCTGGTGACGACGGTGCTGACCCTTCCGCTGCTGCGCCAGGTGACCAAACTGGACAGTCTGAGGGCCGAGTAG
- a CDS encoding ribonucleoside-diphosphate reductase subunit alpha, whose amino-acid sequence MPDDRAGDDGDSGTLRVLRRDGSVSPFDASKISVALSKAFLAVEGDGAAASSRIHHLVGELTTQVETSLRRHASAGAVHIEQIQDIVELALMRGEQHKVARAYVLYREERAKARHKPVERDTSVHVDWARVEDVVAEAVAGLADVSAEPVLEETKRTLYDGISEAELATALIMAARTLVEREPNYSQVTARLLLDKLRGEALSHLAGERRQARHGELDYRSYFRDYLARAIELELADPELATFDLDAVTAAIRPERDLDFGFLGLQTLYDRYFLHERGTRFELPQAFFLRVAMGLALREDDREARAAEFYELLSSQRFMASTPTLFNSGTTRAQLSSCFLTTVDDDLDSIFQSYRNNALLAKYSGGLGNDWTPVRGLGAHIKGTNGKSQGVVPFLKIANDTAVAVNQGGKRKGAACAYLETWHIDVEEFLDLRKNTGDDRRRTHDMNTANWVPDEFLRRVEADAEWTLFSPDETPDLHDLYGMAFARRYREYEAAADRGELRVFKRVRAVGLWRRMLTMLFETGHPWITFKDPCNLRSPQQHAGVVHSSNLCTEITLNTNADEVAVCNLGSVNLAKHVTPEGLDTEQLERTVTTAVRMLDNVIDINFYTIPQARHSNLRHRPVGLGLMGYQDALFTLGLPVTSDGAVEFADNSMEHLSYYAIAASSALAAERGRYETFDGSLWSKGILPIDSLRLLADAREGDALDVDFSSTLDWDSLREKVRADGMRNSNVMAIAPTATISNICGVGQSIEPQFENLYVKSNMSGDFTVINPHLVRSLKQRGLWDEVMVSDLKYFDGSLAGIDRVSDDLKRLYATAFEIDSRWLVDAASRRQKWIDQAQSLNLYIDAPSGRKLDELYRYAWHKGLKTTYYLRARAATSVEKSTLRGTDGKLNAVPAASPAPVSPEPASRPAPDVDFVATDGAACRIDDPDCEACQ is encoded by the coding sequence GTGCCCGATGACCGAGCGGGCGACGACGGCGACAGTGGCACGTTGCGGGTGCTCCGGCGGGACGGCAGCGTGTCGCCCTTCGACGCCAGCAAGATTTCCGTCGCGCTGAGCAAGGCGTTTCTCGCCGTCGAGGGCGACGGCGCGGCGGCTTCGTCGCGCATCCACCACCTCGTCGGTGAGCTGACCACGCAGGTGGAGACGTCGCTGCGACGGCACGCGAGTGCCGGTGCGGTGCACATCGAGCAGATCCAGGACATCGTCGAGCTGGCGCTCATGCGAGGCGAGCAGCACAAGGTCGCCCGCGCCTACGTGCTCTACCGCGAGGAACGCGCCAAGGCGCGGCACAAGCCGGTCGAGCGGGACACGTCGGTGCACGTGGACTGGGCGCGGGTCGAGGACGTCGTCGCCGAGGCGGTCGCCGGACTGGCCGACGTTTCCGCCGAGCCGGTACTGGAGGAGACCAAGCGCACGCTCTACGACGGGATCAGCGAGGCCGAGCTGGCGACGGCGCTGATCATGGCCGCGCGCACGCTCGTCGAACGGGAACCGAACTACTCCCAGGTCACCGCGCGCCTGTTGCTGGACAAGCTGCGCGGCGAGGCGCTGAGCCACCTCGCCGGTGAGCGCAGGCAGGCACGGCACGGCGAACTGGACTACCGCTCGTACTTCCGGGACTACCTCGCCAGGGCGATCGAACTCGAACTGGCCGATCCCGAACTGGCGACCTTCGACCTCGACGCGGTGACGGCGGCCATCCGGCCCGAGCGCGACCTCGACTTCGGTTTCCTCGGCCTGCAAACGCTGTACGACCGGTATTTTCTGCACGAGCGGGGGACGAGGTTCGAGCTGCCGCAGGCGTTCTTCCTGCGCGTCGCGATGGGGCTGGCCCTTCGCGAGGACGACCGTGAGGCGAGGGCGGCCGAGTTTTACGAGCTGCTGTCGAGTCAGCGGTTCATGGCGTCGACCCCGACCCTGTTCAACTCGGGCACGACCCGCGCGCAGCTCTCGTCCTGCTTCCTGACCACGGTGGACGACGATCTCGACTCGATTTTCCAGTCCTACCGCAACAACGCGCTGCTGGCGAAGTACTCGGGAGGGCTGGGCAACGACTGGACGCCGGTGCGTGGCCTCGGCGCGCACATCAAGGGAACCAACGGCAAGTCGCAGGGTGTCGTTCCCTTCCTGAAGATCGCCAACGACACCGCGGTCGCCGTCAACCAGGGCGGAAAGCGCAAGGGCGCGGCCTGCGCCTACCTGGAGACCTGGCACATCGACGTCGAGGAATTCCTCGATCTGCGCAAGAACACCGGCGACGACCGCAGGCGCACCCACGACATGAACACGGCGAACTGGGTGCCGGACGAGTTCCTTCGCAGGGTAGAGGCCGACGCGGAGTGGACGCTGTTCTCTCCTGACGAGACACCCGACCTGCACGATCTGTACGGCATGGCGTTCGCGCGGCGCTACCGGGAATACGAGGCCGCTGCCGACCGGGGCGAGCTGCGGGTGTTCAAGCGGGTGCGCGCTGTGGGACTGTGGCGGCGCATGCTGACGATGCTGTTCGAGACCGGCCACCCGTGGATCACGTTCAAGGACCCGTGCAACCTGCGTTCGCCGCAGCAGCACGCCGGTGTCGTGCACTCGTCGAACCTGTGCACCGAGATCACGCTCAACACCAATGCCGACGAGGTCGCGGTGTGCAACCTCGGCTCGGTCAACCTCGCCAAGCACGTCACGCCCGAAGGGCTCGACACCGAGCAGCTCGAACGCACGGTGACCACAGCCGTGCGGATGCTCGACAACGTGATCGACATCAACTTCTACACGATCCCGCAGGCGCGCCACTCCAACCTGAGGCACCGTCCGGTCGGGCTCGGCCTGATGGGCTATCAGGACGCGCTGTTCACGCTCGGGCTTCCGGTCACCTCCGATGGTGCCGTGGAGTTCGCCGACAACAGCATGGAGCACCTGAGCTACTACGCGATCGCGGCTTCCTCCGCGCTGGCCGCCGAACGCGGCAGGTACGAGACGTTCGACGGATCGCTGTGGAGCAAGGGAATCCTGCCCATCGACTCGCTGCGCCTGCTCGCCGACGCGCGTGAGGGCGACGCTCTCGACGTCGACTTCTCGTCCACATTGGACTGGGATAGTCTGAGGGAGAAGGTACGCGCCGACGGGATGCGTAACTCCAACGTGATGGCCATCGCGCCGACGGCGACGATCTCCAACATCTGCGGTGTCGGTCAGTCGATCGAGCCGCAGTTCGAGAACCTTTACGTCAAGTCGAACATGTCGGGTGACTTCACGGTCATCAACCCGCACCTGGTGCGCAGCCTCAAGCAGCGGGGCCTGTGGGACGAGGTCATGGTCTCCGACCTCAAGTACTTCGACGGCAGCCTGGCCGGCATCGACCGGGTGTCCGACGATCTCAAGCGGTTGTACGCGACCGCCTTCGAGATCGACAGCCGCTGGCTGGTCGACGCCGCCTCTCGTCGGCAGAAGTGGATCGACCAGGCGCAATCGCTGAACCTCTACATCGACGCGCCCAGCGGGCGCAAGCTCGACGAGTTGTACCGCTACGCCTGGCACAAGGGGCTCAAGACCACCTACTATCTGCGAGCCCGCGCGGCGACCAGCGTCGAGAAGAGCACCCTTCGCGGCACCGACGGCAAGCTCAACGCGGTTCCCGCCGCGAGTCCCGCACCGGTGAGCCCCGAACCGGCTTCGCGTCCCGCGCCGGACGTCGACTTCGTCGCCACCGATGGTGCCGCCTGCCGGATCGACGATCCCGACTGCGAAGCCTGCCAGTAA
- a CDS encoding Fur family transcriptional regulator, with amino-acid sequence MPTATDFERMLREVALRVTRPRVAVLSVVHGHPHADTDSIIGLVREDLGGVSHQAVYDVLRALTAAGLVRRIEPQGSVARYEARVGDNHHHVVCRSCGEIADVDCAVGSAPCLTASESHGFVIDEAEVTYWGLCPACSTVTSN; translated from the coding sequence GTGCCAACGGCTACGGACTTCGAGCGCATGCTGCGTGAGGTCGCGCTCCGCGTGACGCGCCCCCGCGTCGCCGTGCTGTCCGTGGTGCACGGCCATCCGCACGCCGACACGGATTCGATCATCGGTTTGGTGCGCGAAGATCTCGGCGGGGTGTCCCACCAGGCCGTCTACGACGTGTTGCGGGCTCTGACCGCCGCGGGACTGGTGCGGCGCATCGAACCGCAGGGTTCCGTGGCCCGCTACGAGGCACGGGTCGGCGACAACCACCATCACGTCGTCTGCCGGTCGTGTGGCGAGATCGCCGACGTCGACTGCGCCGTGGGCAGCGCACCCTGCCTGACCGCGTCCGAGAGCCACGGATTCGTGATCGACGAGGCCGAGGTCACCTACTGGGGCCTGTGCCCCGCCTGCTCGACCGTAACAAGTAACTGA
- a CDS encoding TetR/AcrR family transcriptional regulator C-terminal domain-containing protein, which yields MPRETLTRPQIVEAATGLLDRDGIEGLSMRKLGATLGSGATSIYWHVSNRDDLIRLAADKVWAEIPLHDPAEKGWRQAAAEVADDTYRMLAKHVWLIPAFSSHLLYGESLARYEDHCYSVYEAAGFTGTDLDWAFNTVFTFVLGTALGDAAERSLRRTGAGEHGALADAKREADELAQRYPRLRARLDAQRDIDPRAAQFDSLDFGIATILDGLEAHLARSPERD from the coding sequence ATGCCACGCGAGACCCTGACCAGGCCCCAGATCGTCGAAGCGGCAACCGGCCTGCTGGACCGGGACGGCATCGAGGGACTGAGCATGCGCAAACTCGGCGCGACCCTCGGCTCGGGAGCGACGTCGATCTACTGGCACGTGTCCAATCGCGACGACCTCATCCGGCTCGCCGCCGACAAGGTGTGGGCCGAGATCCCGCTACACGATCCAGCCGAGAAAGGCTGGCGGCAGGCCGCGGCCGAGGTCGCCGACGACACCTATCGCATGCTCGCCAAGCACGTGTGGCTGATTCCCGCCTTCAGCAGTCACCTGCTCTACGGCGAAAGTTTGGCCCGCTACGAGGATCACTGTTACTCGGTCTACGAGGCGGCCGGATTCACCGGAACCGACCTCGACTGGGCGTTCAACACCGTCTTCACCTTCGTGCTCGGCACCGCGCTTGGCGACGCGGCCGAGCGTTCGCTACGCAGGACGGGCGCCGGAGAGCACGGCGCACTGGCCGACGCGAAACGTGAGGCCGACGAACTCGCCCAGCGGTACCCGCGACTGCGAGCCCGGCTTGACGCGCAACGCGACATCGACCCGCGCGCGGCACAATTCGACAGCCTCGATTTCGGGATCGCGACCATTCTGGACGGACTCGAAGCTCACCTCGCCCGGTCGCCCGAGCGCGACTGA
- a CDS encoding ArsC/Spx/MgsR family protein, with the protein MEIWINPDCSKCRSALSLLDEQGAGYTVRHYLEEPPTEQELGAVLARLGLEPWDVARLGEPVARELGLDSWERDEAHRVRWIAALTANPVLIQRPIITADDGTTVVARSPEAVRSVLPESPG; encoded by the coding sequence ATGGAAATCTGGATCAACCCCGACTGCTCGAAGTGCCGTTCCGCGCTGTCCCTGCTGGACGAACAGGGGGCCGGGTACACGGTTCGCCACTACCTCGAAGAGCCGCCGACCGAACAAGAGCTGGGCGCCGTGCTGGCCCGGCTCGGCCTTGAGCCGTGGGACGTCGCTCGGCTCGGCGAACCGGTCGCCCGTGAGCTGGGGCTCGATTCATGGGAGCGCGACGAGGCGCACCGGGTCCGGTGGATCGCGGCGCTCACCGCCAACCCCGTCCTCATCCAGCGGCCCATCATCACCGCGGACGACGGGACCACCGTCGTGGCCCGCTCGCCGGAGGCGGTGCGGTCGGTCCTTCCCGAGTCGCCTGGCTGA
- a CDS encoding PadR family transcriptional regulator, which produces MSVSRTLLALLEPGPRHGYDLKRAYDEQFAQGKQLAYGQVYSTLSRLLRNGLVEEAGVEHGAGPDRKRYTITDAGVTDVESWLGTAEAPEPYLQNTLYTKVVLALLSGRSANDVLDTQRSAHLTVMRDLTKRKTSGDLADQLICDHALFHLEADLRWLELTAARLDALAEVVRS; this is translated from the coding sequence ATGTCGGTCTCGCGCACGCTGCTCGCGCTGCTCGAACCGGGGCCACGACACGGCTACGACCTCAAACGCGCCTACGACGAGCAGTTCGCACAGGGCAAACAGCTCGCCTACGGACAGGTCTACTCGACGCTGTCCCGCCTGTTGCGCAACGGACTCGTCGAGGAGGCGGGTGTCGAACACGGCGCGGGCCCCGACCGCAAGCGCTACACCATCACCGACGCGGGCGTCACCGACGTCGAGAGCTGGCTCGGCACGGCCGAGGCGCCGGAGCCGTATCTGCAGAACACCCTGTACACCAAGGTGGTGCTGGCGCTGCTTTCCGGCCGCAGCGCCAACGACGTGCTGGACACCCAGCGCTCGGCCCACCTCACCGTCATGCGCGACCTCACGAAGCGCAAGACCAGCGGCGATCTCGCCGACCAGTTGATTTGCGACCACGCCCTCTTTCACCTTGAGGCCGACCTGCGGTGGCTCGAACTCACCGCGGCGAGGCTCGACGCACTCGCGGAGGTAGTGCGCTCATGA
- a CDS encoding MFS transporter, protein MGSLMEAMSTAAPRGPSSAHPMRRAWLSLFAVALGILVVQLDGTVVSIANPAIAADLRADLSQIAWVTTAYLLVLAGLLIPAGNVADRIGHKKAFLIGIAGFSIASLLCGLAWSVEFLIAARVLQGVFAALLGPAGVAVIRTVFPPEKLGMGFGVFGAVSALALAGGPVLGGLMVEYATWHWAFFINLPFGVVAVLVALAVIPSVRPSARARLDLPGAFTLTLAMVSIVWAINGVAEHGWTSARTLGFLAAGLVLIGVFAVIENKRKHPMVPLSLFRNRSFTAGSVLLAATMFGFFAILFYLTFFLQSVLAKSAIEAAVAILPLTAVFVVASPLAGWISTRFGSRLALLLGAALTALALFLFSGIETSSDQLSLLPAFLIAGLGAGLMMVPAIEAIVGSVPEDKAGVASGVQQSTQQLGSTLGIAVFGALLSQVVSDRFRPNLAGALGEGDSALAAELAGNPDVGQAVTLGFPPSARAEVGDLLGSDDPGVLAAITSAAHRTFVEGLHDVFLIAAGVTVLAGFLALLVRRAPGQVVDNAPDQESEGELR, encoded by the coding sequence TTGGGTTCTCTCATGGAAGCGATGTCCACGGCCGCCCCGCGCGGCCCCTCCTCGGCTCACCCGATGCGCCGCGCGTGGCTCAGCCTGTTCGCCGTCGCGCTCGGGATACTGGTCGTGCAGCTCGACGGCACCGTCGTGTCGATAGCCAATCCCGCGATCGCGGCCGACCTGCGCGCCGATCTGTCCCAGATCGCCTGGGTGACGACGGCCTATCTGCTCGTGCTCGCCGGTCTGCTCATCCCGGCTGGCAACGTCGCCGACCGCATCGGCCACAAGAAGGCATTCCTCATCGGGATCGCGGGCTTCTCGATCGCGTCCCTGCTGTGCGGGCTGGCCTGGTCGGTCGAGTTCCTCATCGCGGCCCGCGTGCTGCAAGGTGTCTTCGCGGCCCTGCTCGGACCGGCCGGGGTCGCGGTGATCCGCACGGTGTTCCCTCCCGAGAAGCTGGGGATGGGGTTCGGGGTGTTCGGCGCAGTGTCGGCACTCGCCCTGGCCGGTGGTCCCGTTCTCGGCGGGCTCATGGTCGAGTACGCCACCTGGCACTGGGCGTTCTTCATCAACCTTCCGTTCGGTGTCGTCGCCGTTCTCGTCGCCCTCGCCGTGATCCCCTCGGTCCGTCCCTCCGCGCGGGCACGCCTCGACCTGCCTGGCGCCTTCACGCTGACCCTGGCCATGGTGAGCATCGTGTGGGCGATCAACGGGGTCGCCGAGCACGGCTGGACCTCGGCCCGGACCCTCGGTTTCCTCGCGGCTGGACTCGTGCTCATCGGGGTGTTCGCCGTCATCGAGAACAAGCGGAAGCACCCGATGGTGCCGCTTTCCCTTTTCCGCAACCGATCGTTCACGGCCGGGTCGGTGTTGCTGGCGGCGACCATGTTCGGATTCTTCGCGATTCTGTTCTACCTGACGTTCTTCCTGCAGAGTGTGCTCGCGAAGAGCGCCATCGAAGCCGCGGTCGCGATCCTGCCGCTCACCGCGGTGTTCGTCGTCGCCTCACCATTGGCCGGCTGGATCAGCACGAGGTTCGGTTCGCGGCTCGCGCTCCTGCTTGGTGCCGCGCTCACCGCGCTGGCCCTGTTCCTGTTCTCCGGAATCGAGACGAGCTCGGATCAGTTGTCGTTGCTGCCCGCGTTCCTGATCGCCGGGCTCGGTGCCGGTCTCATGATGGTTCCGGCGATCGAGGCGATCGTCGGCAGCGTTCCGGAGGACAAGGCAGGGGTCGCATCCGGCGTGCAACAGTCGACGCAGCAACTGGGCAGCACCCTCGGTATCGCCGTGTTCGGGGCGCTGCTGAGCCAGGTCGTGAGTGACCGGTTCCGGCCGAACCTCGCCGGTGCGCTCGGTGAGGGCGACTCCGCGCTCGCGGCCGAGCTCGCGGGCAACCCGGATGTCGGGCAAGCCGTGACGCTGGGCTTCCCTCCCTCGGCGCGCGCCGAGGTGGGCGATCTGCTCGGTTCAGATGATCCCGGTGTGCTCGCCGCGATCACCAGCGCGGCGCACCGCACGTTCGTCGAAGGGCTGCACGACGTCTTCCTGATCGCGGCGGGGGTCACCGTGCTCGCCGGATTTCTCGCACTGCTCGTCAGGCGCGCACCGGGGCAGGTCGTGGACAACGCGCCCGATCAGGAGTCCGAGGGTGAACTCAGGTGA
- a CDS encoding VOC family protein — MPLPQPTRIISYLYPEDLTAAADFYTGVLGMEIVMETPVLCLSSPANPSAQVMLSPPEEPRPSIGADAGTPAAVDAAHAEALKRGLRIVHPPTHESWGVYRFFVEAPCGTIVNVLAHVT, encoded by the coding sequence ATGCCCCTCCCCCAGCCCACCCGGATCATCTCCTACCTCTACCCGGAGGACCTCACCGCGGCCGCGGACTTCTACACCGGCGTCCTCGGCATGGAGATCGTCATGGAGACACCCGTCCTGTGCCTCAGCTCCCCCGCCAACCCTTCGGCGCAGGTCATGCTGTCACCTCCGGAAGAACCGCGACCAAGCATCGGCGCCGATGCCGGCACCCCCGCGGCCGTCGACGCGGCCCACGCCGAGGCACTGAAGCGCGGACTGCGGATCGTCCACCCGCCGACGCACGAATCCTGGGGCGTCTACCGCTTCTTCGTCGAGGCCCCCTGCGGCACGATCGTCAATGTCCTTGCGCATGTCACCTGA
- a CDS encoding peptidase inhibitor family I36 protein has product MKKAVLSRIVAVFALMCGLFAVAPASATGARVQSADAVERAQATCRSGYICVWTGPGFSGAKYELTATPPGGCKWPAVFGYMSAYNRTGFTQRLHSNSDCTGGNIVINSGTAIEYTGLRAGIGGYP; this is encoded by the coding sequence ATGAAAAAGGCTGTTCTGTCACGGATCGTCGCGGTTTTCGCCCTGATGTGCGGACTCTTCGCGGTTGCTCCCGCGAGCGCGACCGGTGCGCGTGTCCAGTCAGCGGACGCAGTGGAACGAGCGCAGGCGACGTGCAGGTCGGGGTATATCTGCGTGTGGACGGGTCCGGGGTTCAGCGGGGCGAAGTACGAACTGACCGCCACGCCGCCCGGTGGTTGTAAATGGCCCGCGGTATTCGGGTATATGTCCGCTTACAATCGCACCGGATTCACGCAGCGCCTGCATTCGAATTCCGATTGCACTGGAGGAAACATAGTGATCAACTCCGGGACGGCCATCGAGTACACCGGGCTCCGTGCCGGAATCGGCGGTTACCCGTGA